Proteins from a single region of Deltaproteobacteria bacterium:
- the rseP gene encoding RIP metalloprotease RseP has product MTTLISFLVVLGILVFIHELGHFIMAKLSGVGVLKFSLGFGPKIIGIKRGETEYLISALPLGGYVKMVGESTDEEVSQEDNEKSFANKPLSKKAAIVVAGPIMNLVLAFALLPLIYLIGIQIPAYLDKEPIIGYVVKGEIADKAGLKKGDIILSIDDESIKNWEELNTAIISNPNRSLKLKIKRDGALKEILFTPEASSRTGGGIAGFLPPVIPAVGGLNKGLPAEKAGLKIGDTILAVNGVKIDHWIELQQAIQNKKAEEKLLLIKRGNETFTVGIKPELNEDIKAYVIGISPLQETITRRYGPVGAVIEGTKKMGELTIMTFVIIKKLFIGEISIKTLGGPLMIAQVAGQAAESGLTALLSLTAFLSLQLGILNLLPIPVLDGGFFVFFGIEALRGKPLSEKVMTIVQNIGIGLLVLLMVFVTYNDVMRLDIIGFLRRLIN; this is encoded by the coding sequence ATGACAACATTAATATCATTTTTGGTGGTTCTCGGCATTTTAGTCTTTATCCACGAGCTTGGCCATTTTATTATGGCAAAGCTTTCAGGGGTGGGGGTATTGAAATTCTCTCTCGGGTTCGGGCCCAAAATAATCGGCATAAAACGAGGTGAGACAGAATATCTTATTTCCGCGCTTCCGCTCGGCGGTTATGTAAAAATGGTCGGCGAATCAACCGATGAAGAGGTCAGCCAAGAGGATAATGAAAAATCATTTGCCAATAAGCCTCTTTCAAAAAAGGCGGCAATAGTAGTAGCAGGGCCGATAATGAATCTTGTTTTGGCGTTTGCGCTTCTGCCGCTTATATACCTCATCGGAATTCAAATACCCGCATATTTAGATAAAGAGCCGATAATCGGCTATGTTGTAAAGGGTGAAATTGCTGATAAGGCAGGCTTAAAAAAAGGAGATATAATACTATCTATTGATGACGAATCAATAAAAAACTGGGAAGAGTTGAATACTGCCATTATATCTAATCCGAATAGATCCCTCAAACTCAAGATTAAAAGGGATGGGGCGTTAAAAGAGATACTATTTACACCTGAGGCGTCTTCCCGGACAGGTGGAGGGATTGCAGGATTTCTCCCTCCCGTGATCCCTGCGGTAGGCGGTCTGAATAAGGGATTGCCTGCTGAAAAGGCAGGGCTTAAGATCGGCGACACAATCCTCGCTGTAAATGGAGTAAAGATAGACCACTGGATAGAACTTCAGCAGGCCATTCAAAATAAAAAGGCAGAAGAAAAGTTGCTGCTGATAAAAAGAGGAAATGAAACTTTTACCGTCGGCATTAAACCTGAGTTGAATGAGGATATAAAGGCATATGTCATAGGCATATCGCCTCTTCAGGAGACGATTACACGACGTTATGGTCCGGTAGGGGCAGTAATAGAAGGAACAAAAAAGATGGGAGAGCTGACCATTATGACCTTTGTGATTATAAAAAAGCTCTTTATAGGAGAGATATCTATCAAGACCCTTGGCGGACCTTTGATGATTGCCCAGGTGGCCGGCCAGGCCGCAGAATCAGGTCTGACAGCGCTTCTCTCGCTTACGGCCTTCCTGAGTCTCCAGTTGGGCATATTAAACCTTTTACCAATACCTGTCTTAGACGGCGGTTTTTTTGTATTCTTTGGCATAGAGGCTTTAAGGGGTAAACCGCTTAGCGAAAAGGTCATGACTATTGTCCAGAATATAGGCATCGGTCTCTTGGTTTTATTGATGGTATTTGTAACATATAATGATGTGATGCGGCTTGATATAATCGGATTTCTGCGCAGATTGATAAATTGA
- the tsaB gene encoding tRNA (adenosine(37)-N6)-threonylcarbamoyltransferase complex dimerization subunit type 1 TsaB has product MKILAIDTSASSGSIALLEDDQVIAELTTCTQKTHVERLLPLIKTLLSSINTKIEDVDGFALTIGPGSFTGLRIGLAAIKGLAWSLNKPVVGVSTLEALAMNIPYSDKPICPILDARKKEVYAGIYKFQDANQPHPHLTPLPDGEENILPPPLQGEGRGGDGVRKAFSEQNLETYNLQYATCFMPDTAISPDVLIKMVKEPTIFLGNGIKVYGDVIKDALKDLAIFAPPHLWSIRALNIGLLAWKRFKKGDAGIPEKINLNYLRP; this is encoded by the coding sequence TTGAAGATACTTGCTATAGATACATCCGCATCATCGGGAAGCATCGCGCTGCTTGAGGATGACCAAGTTATTGCTGAATTAACAACCTGCACCCAAAAGACCCATGTGGAGAGACTGCTGCCTTTGATAAAGACCCTTCTCAGCAGTATCAACACAAAGATAGAAGATGTAGATGGTTTTGCGCTGACTATCGGCCCGGGTTCTTTTACAGGACTGCGGATCGGGCTTGCTGCCATAAAGGGGCTTGCATGGAGTTTAAATAAACCTGTTGTTGGGGTTTCAACATTAGAAGCCCTTGCAATGAATATCCCGTATTCTGATAAACCAATTTGCCCTATATTAGATGCGAGAAAAAAAGAGGTTTACGCAGGGATTTACAAGTTTCAGGATGCAAATCAACCCCACCCTCACCTTACTCCTCTCCCTGATGGAGAGGAGAATATTTTACCCCCTCCCCTTCAAGGGGAGGGTAGGGGTGGGGATGGGGTAAGGAAGGCATTTTCGGAGCAAAATCTTGAAACATATAACTTACAATATGCAACTTGTTTTATGCCTGATACAGCAATAAGCCCTGATGTCCTTATAAAGATGGTAAAAGAACCTACAATATTTCTTGGCAACGGCATAAAGGTATACGGAGATGTTATTAAAGATGCCTTAAAGGATTTGGCAATATTTGCCCCCCCTCATCTCTGGTCAATAAGGGCATTAAACATTGGTTTGCTTGCATGGAAGAGGTTTAAGAAAGGAGATGCCGGCATCCCTGAAAAGATAAACTTGAATTATCTGAGGCCTTAG
- a CDS encoding DUF465 domain-containing protein — protein sequence MNESGGNFLKGLLEGDSEFRRIYEAHRNYEKRAAKLSKKIYLTAAEEVEEKRLKKMKLTQKDRMEEIVLRYPDR from the coding sequence ATGAACGAATCAGGCGGAAACTTTTTAAAGGGATTACTTGAAGGAGATTCAGAATTTAGAAGGATTTACGAGGCTCATAGAAACTATGAAAAAAGGGCTGCAAAGCTCAGCAAGAAAATTTATCTAACAGCAGCAGAAGAGGTTGAAGAAAAAAGGCTTAAGAAGATGAAATTGACGCAGAAGGACAGGATGGAAGAGATAGTTTTAAGGTATCCGGATAGATAG
- the ilvD gene encoding dihydroxy-acid dehydratase: protein MRSDRIKKGLERVPHRALLYATGLTKEEMERPFIGIATSFNDLVPGHIGMRTLERFIEKGVHTGGGHSFFFGVPAICDGIAMGHTGMHYSLPSRELIADMIESVTMAHALDGLVLLTNCDKVTPGMLMAAARLDVPSIIVTAGPMHTGVYKMKRRSFVRDTYEAIGRFKNKEITEEELSDLEVCACPGGGSCQGMYTANTMACVTEALGMSLAGCATGLEGSADKRRIAFDSGVRIVGMVEEDLTPRKIMTKDAFENAIRIDMALGGSTNTALHIPAIAHEAGIELPLELFDMISRETPNIVKLEPAGDYFMEDLEYAGGIPAVMSRLKNSLKDTITVSKKTIKEIASRARVIDSDVIRTMENAYYKEGGIAVLKGNLSPNGCIVKQTAVNEKAKHFIGKARCFDSEEACMQAILNGKVKAGDVVVVRYEGPKGGPGMREMLAPTATITGMGMADKVALITDGRFSGGTRGPCIGHISPEAMEGGLIAFIQDGDEIEIDIPNRKIDLRVENSELNKRKANWKPPEPKIKKGWLARYAKIVTSANTGAVVK, encoded by the coding sequence ATGCGAAGCGACAGAATAAAAAAAGGGCTTGAAAGGGTTCCACACAGGGCGCTCCTTTACGCAACCGGTCTTACAAAAGAGGAGATGGAGAGGCCATTTATCGGCATTGCCACATCTTTTAACGACCTTGTGCCGGGACATATCGGTATGAGAACCCTCGAAAGGTTTATTGAAAAAGGCGTGCATACAGGCGGCGGCCATTCATTCTTTTTCGGTGTGCCTGCTATATGCGACGGTATTGCAATGGGGCATACAGGCATGCACTATTCCCTGCCGAGCAGAGAACTTATTGCCGACATGATTGAGTCTGTTACAATGGCGCATGCCCTTGACGGACTTGTGCTCCTTACAAATTGCGATAAGGTTACCCCCGGTATGCTCATGGCTGCTGCGCGGCTTGATGTGCCTTCAATAATTGTTACAGCAGGGCCGATGCATACAGGCGTGTATAAGATGAAGCGCCGCTCGTTTGTCCGCGATACATATGAGGCAATAGGCAGGTTTAAAAACAAAGAGATAACAGAGGAAGAGCTTTCTGACCTTGAGGTCTGCGCATGCCCCGGCGGAGGCTCATGCCAGGGGATGTATACTGCAAATACAATGGCATGTGTTACGGAAGCGCTCGGTATGTCCCTGGCCGGGTGCGCAACCGGTCTTGAAGGCTCTGCGGATAAGAGGCGGATTGCGTTTGATTCCGGTGTGCGGATAGTGGGCATGGTAGAGGAAGATTTGACACCCAGAAAGATTATGACAAAGGATGCGTTTGAGAATGCTATTCGGATTGACATGGCGCTTGGCGGCTCAACAAATACAGCGCTGCATATCCCGGCCATTGCACATGAGGCAGGGATAGAACTGCCACTTGAACTGTTTGACATGATAAGCAGAGAGACGCCCAATATCGTTAAATTGGAGCCAGCAGGTGACTATTTTATGGAGGACTTAGAATACGCAGGCGGAATTCCTGCTGTTATGAGCAGGCTGAAAAATTCTTTGAAAGATACTATAACTGTCTCCAAAAAAACTATAAAAGAGATTGCCTCCCGCGCCAGGGTTATTGACAGCGATGTGATAAGGACAATGGAAAATGCATATTATAAAGAAGGCGGTATAGCGGTTTTAAAAGGTAATTTGTCCCCCAATGGCTGTATTGTAAAGCAGACCGCGGTAAATGAAAAGGCAAAACATTTCATAGGCAAGGCAAGGTGTTTTGATTCCGAAGAGGCCTGCATGCAAGCGATACTAAATGGAAAGGTAAAGGCAGGCGATGTTGTTGTTGTGAGATATGAGGGCCCAAAAGGCGGGCCCGGCATGAGAGAGATGCTTGCGCCCACAGCAACAATAACAGGCATGGGCATGGCAGACAAGGTTGCGCTTATAACTGATGGCAGATTTTCCGGAGGCACACGTGGTCCCTGCATAGGTCATATATCGCCTGAGGCAATGGAGGGCGGGCTAATAGCGTTTATTCAGGATGGCGATGAGATAGAGATAGATATTCCAAACAGAAAGATAGACTTGAGGGTTGAGAATAGTGAGTTGAATAAAAGAAAAGCAAACTGGAAGCCACCTGAACCAAAGATTAAAAAAGGCTGGCTTGCAAGATATGCAAAGATTGTAACATCTGCAAATACAGGGGCTGTGGTGAAATAA
- the ilvB gene encoding biosynthetic-type acetolactate synthase large subunit gives MKKTGAQIFIESLLKEGVDTIFGYPGGAVLPVYDALYGVTALKHILVRHEQGAVHMADGYARASGKPGVVLVTSGPGATNTVTGIATAYMDSIPIVVFTGQVPTPLIGNDAFQEADIVGITRPCTKHNYLVKDVRDLAKIIKEAFYIAATGRPGPVLVDMPKDVLSASCEFKYPEKVELKNYQPTYKGHPGQIKKAVEIILKAKRPVLYTGGGVILSDATDELKTLAEKLHIPVTNTLMGLGGFPGTHPLFLGMLGMHGTYVANMAVTNTDCLIAVGARFDDRVTGKIDEFAPYAKIIHIDIDPTSISKNVRVDVPIVGDVKSVLRDIIKALDETKGHHAHKQTLSEWHDQIKKWAETHKLSYKLNEKKIKPQYVIERIYELTKGKAIITTEVGQNQMWAAQFYKFDRPRTFLTSGGLGTMGFGFPAAIGAQLAFPDKIIIDIAGDGSIQMNIQELATAVQYKLPVKVAILNNRFLGMVRQWQEFFYEKRYSYTCMNDVAPDFVKVAEAYGAVGLRATKPNEVDAVVKEALAVKNKPVFMDFQVDSEENVYPMVPAGQPLNKMLLV, from the coding sequence ATGAAAAAAACAGGCGCGCAAATATTCATTGAAAGCCTTTTAAAAGAAGGGGTGGATACCATCTTCGGTTATCCGGGCGGCGCTGTATTGCCTGTATATGATGCGCTTTATGGCGTAACTGCCTTGAAGCATATATTAGTGCGCCATGAGCAGGGCGCTGTTCACATGGCAGACGGCTATGCAAGGGCATCAGGAAAACCGGGGGTTGTTTTGGTTACCTCTGGTCCTGGCGCAACGAATACTGTGACAGGGATTGCAACGGCATATATGGATTCTATTCCCATTGTTGTCTTTACAGGGCAGGTGCCCACTCCACTTATCGGCAACGATGCCTTTCAGGAGGCGGATATTGTGGGCATCACAAGGCCATGCACAAAACACAATTATCTGGTTAAGGATGTGAGAGATCTGGCAAAGATTATCAAAGAGGCATTTTATATAGCCGCAACAGGCAGGCCAGGGCCTGTGCTTGTTGATATGCCGAAAGATGTGCTTAGCGCGTCGTGTGAATTTAAGTATCCGGAAAAGGTCGAGCTGAAAAATTATCAACCGACTTACAAAGGACATCCGGGACAGATCAAGAAAGCCGTTGAGATAATCCTCAAGGCAAAGCGGCCTGTGCTATACACTGGCGGCGGAGTTATCTTATCGGATGCGACAGATGAACTGAAAACACTTGCAGAGAAGCTGCATATTCCGGTTACCAATACGCTTATGGGTCTCGGCGGGTTTCCCGGCACACATCCGTTATTTCTGGGCATGCTTGGCATGCACGGGACATATGTCGCAAACATGGCTGTCACAAACACGGACTGTCTCATCGCTGTCGGAGCCAGGTTTGATGACAGGGTTACCGGAAAGATAGATGAATTTGCGCCGTATGCAAAGATAATCCATATTGACATTGACCCGACATCTATCAGCAAAAATGTCAGGGTGGATGTGCCGATTGTCGGCGATGTAAAATCGGTTCTCAGGGATATAATTAAGGCGCTGGACGAAACAAAGGGACACCATGCCCACAAACAGACATTATCGGAATGGCATGACCAGATAAAAAAATGGGCGGAGACCCATAAACTTTCTTACAAACTGAATGAGAAAAAGATAAAACCCCAGTATGTCATAGAAAGGATTTATGAGCTGACAAAGGGCAAGGCTATTATCACAACAGAGGTGGGACAGAACCAGATGTGGGCGGCGCAGTTTTATAAATTTGACAGACCGAGAACATTTCTGACATCAGGCGGCCTTGGCACCATGGGTTTTGGCTTCCCTGCCGCTATCGGCGCTCAACTTGCATTTCCCGATAAGATTATTATTGACATTGCAGGCGATGGCAGTATACAGATGAATATTCAGGAGCTTGCAACAGCGGTTCAATACAAACTGCCGGTCAAGGTGGCAATACTCAATAATAGATTCCTTGGCATGGTCAGACAGTGGCAGGAGTTTTTCTATGAGAAGAGATATTCCTACACCTGCATGAATGATGTCGCCCCTGATTTTGTCAAAGTGGCAGAGGCATACGGCGCTGTCGGACTCAGGGCAACTAAACCAAATGAGGTGGATGCTGTTGTAAAAGAGGCGCTTGCTGTAAAGAACAAGCCTGTGTTCATGGACTTTCAGGTTGACAGCGAAGAAAATGTCTATCCAATGGTTCCAGCAGGGCAGCCGTTGAATAAAATGCTGTTGGTGTGA
- the ilvN gene encoding acetolactate synthase small subunit: MRHTISVLVDNEFGVLSKVSGLFSGRGFNIESLCVAETLDLKVSRMTIVTTGDDQVVEQITKQLNKLINVIKVSDLTAEEHIERELAMIKVNVDAKDRAEILSIVDIFRAKVIDVSPITYTIEMTGDNEKVKAIMELLKPFGIKEIVRTGKIAMARSPKTGK, encoded by the coding sequence ATGCGTCATACAATATCTGTTCTTGTAGATAACGAGTTCGGGGTTTTGAGCAAGGTTAGCGGCCTTTTTTCCGGCAGGGGCTTCAATATTGAGAGCCTCTGCGTTGCTGAGACCCTTGACCTAAAGGTCTCAAGGATGACGATTGTTACCACAGGAGACGATCAGGTTGTTGAGCAGATTACAAAACAGTTGAATAAGCTTATAAATGTTATCAAGGTCTCTGACCTTACCGCGGAGGAGCATATCGAGCGGGAACTTGCCATGATAAAGGTGAATGTGGACGCAAAGGACAGGGCTGAAATACTGAGCATAGTTGACATATTCAGGGCAAAGGTCATTGATGTAAGCCCTATCACATACACGATTGAAATGACCGGCGACAATGAAAAGGTAAAGGCAATCATGGAGCTTTTAAAGCCGTTTGGGATAAAGGAGATAGTCAGGACTGGAAAGATTGCAATGGCAAGGAGCCCGAAGACAGGGAAATAA
- the ilvC gene encoding ketol-acid reductoisomerase, with protein MKVYYDKDANLEIIRKKKVAVVGYGSQGHAHSQNLKDSGVDVVVGLRKDGASWKKAETAGLKVMEVGGAVKQADVVMILVPDELQGDLYKNEIAPNLKKGAYLAFAHGFNIHFGQIVPDANINVFMAAPKGPGHLVRHEYTKGNGVPTLIAVHQDPSKDAKDVALAYASAIGGGRAGIIETTFKDETETDLFGEQAVLCGGTTALIMAGYETLIEAGYPEEMAYFECLHELKLIVDLIYEGGISNMRYSISNTAQYGDLTRGPRIVTEETKKEMKKILAEIQSGVFAKEWMLENKANKPVFTALTRKGQEHPIEKVGEKLRAMMPWMKKGKIVDKTKN; from the coding sequence ATGAAGGTCTATTATGACAAGGATGCAAATCTGGAAATTATCAGAAAAAAAAAGGTTGCTGTAGTAGGTTACGGAAGTCAGGGTCATGCGCACTCGCAGAATTTAAAAGACAGCGGGGTTGATGTGGTAGTAGGACTGCGAAAAGACGGCGCATCGTGGAAAAAAGCGGAGACAGCAGGCCTGAAGGTTATGGAAGTGGGAGGCGCTGTAAAGCAGGCGGATGTGGTGATGATACTTGTGCCGGATGAGCTGCAGGGTGATTTATATAAAAATGAGATTGCGCCGAACCTTAAAAAAGGCGCATATCTGGCTTTTGCGCACGGGTTCAATATCCATTTTGGCCAGATTGTTCCTGATGCAAATATAAATGTGTTTATGGCTGCGCCAAAAGGGCCAGGGCATTTGGTAAGGCATGAATATACAAAAGGCAACGGTGTTCCTACGCTCATTGCTGTTCATCAGGATCCGTCAAAGGATGCTAAAGATGTGGCGCTTGCTTACGCATCTGCCATTGGAGGCGGAAGGGCAGGCATTATTGAAACTACCTTTAAAGATGAAACAGAGACAGATTTATTTGGAGAACAGGCTGTTTTGTGCGGTGGAACAACAGCCCTTATAATGGCAGGCTATGAGACGCTAATTGAGGCAGGCTATCCTGAAGAGATGGCGTATTTTGAGTGCCTGCATGAATTAAAACTCATTGTTGATTTGATATACGAGGGCGGAATTTCGAACATGAGATATTCCATCAGCAATACAGCCCAGTACGGCGATCTGACCAGAGGGCCAAGGATAGTAACCGAAGAGACAAAAAAAGAGATGAAAAAGATACTGGCGGAGATTCAAAGCGGCGTATTTGCAAAAGAATGGATGCTGGAAAATAAGGCAAATAAACCAGTGTTCACTGCGCTTACAAGAAAAGGACAGGAGCATCCGATAGAAAAGGTTGGCGAAAAGCTCCGGGCAATGATGCCGTGGATGAAGAAAGGGAAGATAGTAGATAAGACGAAGAATTAA
- a CDS encoding phosphatidylserine decarboxylase family protein, with translation MRIPLAREGYPFILASIFVTITLCLAGLRAVSYLSGGLTIFIVSFFRDPERDIPSETDDIISPADGRIIIVDSVFENRFMKQDAIKISIFMNVFNVHVNRVPASGKVSGVFYNPGKFFSADKDKASLENEQNALLIEAKNGKRFVVNQIAGLIARRIVCYAKEGDKIERGKRFGMIRFGSRLDVYLPVDCRINVKVGDKVKAGSSILAYW, from the coding sequence ATGAGGATTCCTTTGGCCAGGGAGGGTTACCCCTTTATCCTGGCCTCAATTTTTGTTACGATAACTTTATGTCTGGCTGGTTTAAGAGCTGTAAGTTACCTATCAGGCGGATTGACTATTTTCATTGTCTCCTTTTTCCGCGACCCTGAAAGAGACATACCTTCTGAAACCGATGACATAATATCTCCTGCAGACGGCAGGATAATTATTGTTGACAGTGTATTTGAAAACCGTTTTATGAAACAGGACGCGATAAAGATAAGCATATTTATGAATGTCTTCAATGTTCATGTCAACAGGGTTCCGGCATCAGGCAAGGTATCAGGTGTTTTTTATAATCCCGGCAAGTTTTTCTCGGCTGATAAGGATAAGGCGTCTCTTGAGAATGAGCAGAATGCCTTGCTTATAGAGGCAAAAAATGGCAAGAGATTTGTTGTAAACCAGATTGCCGGGCTTATTGCGAGAAGGATTGTGTGCTATGCAAAAGAGGGAGATAAAATAGAAAGAGGAAAACGATTCGGCATGATAAGATTCGGCTCAAGATTAGATGTATATCTGCCTGTGGATTGCAGGATAAATGTCAAAGTGGGTGATAAGGTAAAGGCTGGGAGTTCAATATTGGCATATTGGTGA
- the pssA gene encoding CDP-diacylglycerol--serine O-phosphatidyltransferase, with protein sequence MIDHEIKIKQKGSGIKKGIYLLPNLITSASLFGGFYSIIASIDGHFQKAAIAIFISAILDGMDGRVARLTKSTSKFGVEYDSLADLVAFGLAPGILIFTWALRPFGRYGWLAAFLYVVCGALRLARFNIQIDTLESKRFNGLPIPASASLVAATVLLFFHFGHDETTKHITILVMVYALAFLMVSNVKFYSFKELSLIKRMPFRLLVGLILLLIVVAAEPQVTLFILTLGYALSGPVITLFDRRAKKAVVQNIQRKEEEIFKK encoded by the coding sequence ATGATAGATCATGAGATCAAAATAAAACAAAAAGGGAGCGGCATTAAAAAAGGGATATACCTTCTTCCTAATCTGATTACATCTGCCAGCCTTTTCGGCGGTTTTTACTCTATTATTGCGTCCATTGACGGACATTTTCAAAAGGCGGCAATTGCCATCTTCATATCCGCGATATTGGACGGCATGGATGGAAGGGTTGCCAGGCTGACCAAGTCAACAAGCAAGTTTGGCGTGGAATACGATTCGCTGGCAGATTTGGTGGCATTTGGCCTTGCGCCCGGCATATTGATATTTACATGGGCGCTCAGACCTTTCGGCAGATACGGCTGGCTGGCTGCATTTCTCTATGTTGTATGCGGGGCATTAAGGCTTGCGCGGTTCAACATACAGATAGATACTCTTGAGAGCAAAAGGTTCAACGGGCTGCCGATACCTGCATCGGCATCGCTTGTGGCTGCAACTGTCCTGCTATTTTTCCATTTTGGCCATGACGAAACCACGAAGCATATAACTATATTGGTTATGGTCTATGCGCTTGCATTTCTTATGGTCAGCAATGTCAAGTTTTATAGTTTTAAAGAACTCAGCCTTATCAAACGTATGCCGTTCAGGCTGCTGGTTGGATTGATACTGCTGTTGATTGTCGTAGCGGCAGAGCCGCAGGTGACATTATTTATTTTGACATTGGGTTACGCATTGTCAGGGCCGGTTATTACATTATTTGACAGACGCGCAAAAAAGGCTGTCGTTCAAAATATCCAGCGCAAGGAAGAGGAGATTTTTAAGAAGTGA
- a CDS encoding 2-isopropylmalate synthase, which yields MTEHVKIFDTTLRDGEQSPGASMNVEEKLIIARQLARLGVDIIEAGFAISSPGDFEAVKRIGSEVEGPVICSLARAKPEDIDRAWEALKDAARPRIHTFISTSDIHLKHQFRMTRGEAKKRAVEMVRRAEGYVDDVEFSPMDASRSDREYLYEVIEAVIDAGATTVNIPDTVGYSIPSEFGALIKGIKENVSNIKKAIISVHCHNDLGLAVANSLAAVMNGARQVECTINGIGERAGNASLEEIVMILRTRKDILNIDTRIVTEHIYPTSRLISSITGIMVQPNKAIVGDNAFAHESGIHQDGLLKEKTTYEIMRPESIGLAKSTLVMGKHSGRHAFKIRLKELGYELSDENLNKAFERFKVLADRKKEVFDEDIEAIVADEVLRIEIPERFKLDKLNVVSGTESTPTATVEMYIDGKHVKEAGFGDGPVDAVYKTIAKMTKTKSKLLRYSVNAITGGADAQGEVTVRLQENDHIVLGQGAHTDIIVASAKAYINALNKLEYKKREKKERVV from the coding sequence GTGACAGAACATGTAAAGATATTTGACACAACACTCAGGGACGGAGAGCAGTCTCCCGGCGCCTCCATGAATGTGGAGGAAAAGTTAATAATTGCCAGACAGCTTGCAAGGCTTGGCGTGGATATAATTGAGGCAGGCTTTGCAATAAGCTCGCCCGGAGATTTTGAGGCTGTTAAAAGAATTGGCAGCGAGGTTGAAGGTCCTGTTATTTGCAGTCTTGCAAGGGCAAAGCCTGAGGATATTGACAGGGCATGGGAGGCATTAAAAGACGCGGCCAGACCCAGGATACATACATTCATCTCCACCTCGGATATACATCTCAAACATCAGTTCAGGATGACGAGAGGAGAGGCTAAAAAGCGGGCTGTTGAGATGGTCAGGAGGGCAGAGGGCTATGTGGATGATGTAGAGTTTTCTCCAATGGATGCGAGCCGTTCTGACAGGGAATATCTCTACGAAGTAATTGAGGCTGTTATAGATGCGGGCGCAACAACCGTTAATATACCTGATACAGTTGGCTATTCAATCCCTTCTGAATTTGGCGCATTGATAAAGGGCATAAAGGAAAATGTCTCCAATATAAAAAAGGCGATAATATCGGTCCACTGCCACAATGATCTGGGGCTTGCAGTTGCAAATTCTCTTGCTGCTGTAATGAACGGCGCCAGGCAGGTGGAATGCACCATAAACGGCATTGGAGAGAGGGCTGGGAACGCATCGCTCGAAGAGATAGTAATGATATTACGGACCCGGAAGGATATCCTTAATATTGACACAAGGATAGTTACAGAGCATATATATCCGACAAGCAGGCTTATAAGCAGCATTACAGGCATAATGGTTCAGCCGAATAAGGCAATTGTGGGGGACAATGCCTTTGCCCACGAATCAGGGATTCATCAGGACGGCCTTTTGAAAGAGAAGACCACCTACGAGATAATGAGGCCTGAATCCATCGGTCTTGCCAAGTCAACGTTGGTCATGGGAAAACATTCAGGAAGGCACGCCTTTAAAATAAGGCTTAAGGAATTGGGCTATGAATTATCTGATGAAAATTTAAATAAGGCATTTGAAAGATTTAAAGTCCTTGCTGACCGGAAAAAGGAGGTTTTTGACGAGGATATTGAGGCCATTGTTGCTGATGAGGTTTTGAGGATAGAGATACCTGAGAGATTTAAACTGGATAAGTTAAATGTTGTAAGCGGCACAGAATCAACCCCTACTGCAACAGTGGAGATGTATATAGACGGCAAACATGTAAAAGAGGCAGGGTTTGGCGACGGGCCGGTTGATGCTGTTTATAAGACCATTGCAAAGATGACAAAGACAAAGAGCAAACTCCTGCGCTATTCAGTGAATGCCATAACAGGCGGCGCTGACGCGCAGGGAGAGGTTACCGTTCGCTTGCAGGAAAATGACCATATAGTGTTGGGACAGGGCGCGCATACCGATATTATAGTCGCCAGCGCCAAGGCGTATATAAATGCGTTGAATAAACTGGAGTATAAAAAGAGAGAGAAGAAGGAGCGGGTGGTGTAA